In Bdellovibrionales bacterium, the following proteins share a genomic window:
- a CDS encoding YicC family protein — translation MKSMTGFGTSSGSNSFLNLEISIKSINGRFFDARFHLPREYFCFEAEMKKEIVKRIRRGSLDIYVQRRVIDSASGVKIVVNRKLVGRWMKAYQDLAQAAGVSGLVGLETLAAIPNVLQMEGASDVNSKEKLLLFSQLKRCLQNLEKERQREGLALKADIEKHLKGLEGLAREMEKMRLEANGELLKKMEFRLKQANLTGQVDEVRLSQEVAIIVDRADIGEEITRLREHLIAFTEEVERQGCEGKKLDFYSQELLREVNTIGSKSQVIQLTHLVVDAKTRIEKIREQVQNVE, via the coding sequence ATGAAAAGCATGACGGGATTTGGGACATCTTCGGGGAGTAACTCCTTCCTGAATTTGGAGATATCCATCAAGTCCATTAACGGTCGGTTTTTCGACGCTCGTTTTCACCTCCCTCGAGAGTATTTTTGCTTCGAAGCAGAAATGAAAAAGGAAATAGTTAAACGTATTCGAAGGGGAAGTCTGGATATCTATGTACAGCGCCGAGTTATCGACTCTGCATCTGGAGTGAAAATTGTTGTAAACCGGAAGTTGGTAGGTAGGTGGATGAAGGCCTACCAGGATTTGGCTCAAGCAGCGGGAGTCTCAGGCTTGGTCGGTTTGGAAACACTGGCAGCAATTCCAAATGTGTTGCAAATGGAGGGGGCAAGTGACGTGAATTCGAAGGAGAAATTGCTCCTCTTTTCTCAATTGAAGAGATGCTTGCAAAATTTGGAAAAGGAGCGCCAACGGGAAGGCCTTGCCTTGAAAGCGGACATCGAAAAGCACCTGAAAGGTTTAGAGGGTCTGGCGCGTGAGATGGAAAAAATGAGGCTTGAAGCCAATGGTGAACTTCTTAAGAAAATGGAGTTTCGGCTTAAACAGGCCAACCTGACAGGGCAGGTCGACGAAGTTCGGCTCTCTCAAGAGGTAGCGATCATTGTTGATCGTGCGGACATTGGTGAAGAGATCACCCGATTGAGGGAGCATTTGATTGCGTTTACTGAAGAGGTCGAGCGACAGGGATGTGAAGGGAAGAAGCTGGATTTCTATTCCCAGGAATTACTCCGAGAGGTCAATACGATTGGGTCGAAATCGCAAGTGATACAATTGACCCATCTGGTTGTAGATGCGAAGACTCGTATCGAAAAGATCAGGGAACAAGTTCAGAATGTTGAATAG
- the miaA gene encoding tRNA (adenosine(37)-N6)-dimethylallyltransferase MiaA — MSSASVSSNPILFVVGPTGSGKSRLALELANELHLPIVNCDSVQVYSRVNIGTAKPSLEEMNSVPHHLFDIISPPNEFTAGEFRREALSVLENLVPSTPVIMVGGSGFYIQALQKGMYEVSKVSESVRLSLEQELAQRGLAPLFEELLARDHELALKVGPTDTYRILRGLGLLRTHGKTLTEIQIEFQKNSDIAFPYRFATLGLQINRSQLRERLQRRAGQMIEAGLIEEVETLLADQLSDWAPMRSVGYKETLSYLRGELGDRAQLITAITANSMQLAKRQRTWFRRDKDIRWFDVETEWLKARSFGRGFLKSGLP; from the coding sequence ATGTCAAGCGCGTCAGTCTCGTCAAATCCAATTTTATTTGTGGTAGGTCCTACTGGATCCGGGAAATCTCGTCTGGCCCTAGAATTGGCAAATGAACTTCATTTGCCAATAGTCAATTGCGACAGTGTGCAGGTTTACAGCCGAGTGAATATCGGTACGGCAAAGCCCTCTCTCGAGGAAATGAATTCAGTCCCTCATCATTTGTTTGATATAATTTCTCCTCCCAATGAGTTTACGGCCGGGGAGTTTCGGCGCGAAGCGCTTTCGGTTTTAGAGAATTTGGTTCCCTCCACTCCCGTTATAATGGTTGGGGGGAGTGGATTCTATATTCAGGCACTTCAAAAAGGAATGTACGAAGTCAGCAAGGTATCGGAGTCCGTTCGTCTTTCGCTTGAACAGGAGCTCGCACAGAGGGGACTCGCCCCTCTATTTGAGGAGTTGCTTGCGCGAGATCATGAGTTGGCGTTGAAGGTGGGTCCAACTGATACTTATCGCATATTGAGAGGGCTAGGTCTGTTAAGAACTCATGGAAAAACTCTGACTGAGATTCAGATCGAATTTCAGAAGAATAGCGACATTGCATTTCCTTATAGATTTGCAACATTGGGCTTACAGATCAATCGCAGCCAATTGAGAGAACGCCTTCAAAGAAGGGCGGGTCAGATGATCGAAGCTGGTCTAATCGAAGAGGTGGAGACTCTTCTTGCTGATCAACTCTCAGACTGGGCACCTATGAGGAGCGTGGGCTATAAAGAGACTTTGTCCTACTTGCGTGGTGAACTGGGGGATCGTGCTCAGCTGATAACTGCAATTACTGCAAACAGCATGCAACTAGCAAAGCGACAAAGAACTTGGTTTCGTCGCGACAAAGATATTCGATGGTTTGATGTCGAAACCGAGTGGCTAAAGGCCAGAAGTTTTGGTAGGGGTTTTCTGAAGAGTGGTCTACCTTGA
- a CDS encoding ATP-binding protein, which yields MIDQISAGEVVERPAHLVKELVENSLDAGATEIEVEIDSGGRQVLVRDNGKGMERQDLVQCLARHATSKIQVADDLWALATYGFRGEALASISAVSELSLVSRPTGAAMAQELKCHYGKIGDPVEVGGKCGTSVSVNHLFGNTPARLKFLKSDTAEITQIRLVLKAMAMSSPQVSFRVRGKGKLLHFWPSSGSLKERAEQVLESKPLFYAEGSENGIEVKVAFGAPHQVVANNRQIWIFVRGRWVTDRGLTAAVMESYRNLLMHGEYPIVGLWIDLPRRS from the coding sequence GTGATTGATCAGATTTCGGCTGGTGAAGTTGTTGAGCGGCCTGCTCACCTCGTCAAGGAACTGGTCGAAAACAGTCTCGACGCGGGAGCCACTGAAATCGAAGTTGAAATCGATAGTGGAGGGCGCCAAGTTTTGGTTCGCGACAACGGAAAGGGAATGGAGCGACAGGACTTAGTTCAGTGCTTGGCTCGTCACGCAACGAGTAAAATCCAGGTGGCCGATGATCTTTGGGCTCTTGCAACCTATGGGTTTCGGGGTGAGGCTTTGGCGAGCATCAGTGCGGTGAGCGAATTATCCTTGGTCTCGCGTCCGACCGGTGCAGCCATGGCTCAGGAACTCAAATGCCATTATGGCAAGATTGGAGATCCGGTCGAGGTGGGTGGAAAGTGCGGCACATCCGTTTCTGTAAATCATCTTTTTGGCAATACACCCGCAAGACTGAAGTTCTTGAAATCGGATACAGCAGAAATTACCCAAATCAGGCTGGTTTTGAAGGCGATGGCAATGTCTTCGCCTCAGGTTAGTTTTCGCGTTCGAGGAAAAGGGAAATTGCTTCACTTTTGGCCTTCATCAGGTTCGTTGAAGGAAAGGGCAGAGCAGGTTTTGGAGTCTAAGCCGCTTTTTTATGCGGAGGGTTCGGAGAATGGAATTGAAGTCAAAGTAGCTTTTGGCGCTCCTCATCAGGTTGTTGCAAACAACCGACAGATTTGGATTTTTGTCAGAGGTCGGTGGGTGACGGATCGAGGCCTGACGGCAGCGGTTATGGAATCCTATAGAAATCTTCTCATGCACGGCGAATATCCCATTGTTGGATTGTGGATAGATCTTCCCCGACGAAGTTGA
- a CDS encoding phosphatase PAP2 family protein, with translation MGSFLNWTLNISLIFLFFAGQGVSFGDTAPVFKEKLDLYSIVTEIPKTSEVTLQESFTKATIGPWAGILLSTAIAFHYDQEILDNIQYFGRKSGVGNQDNTKTMWRVGPYPILRLPTDTGSLLYFFGDGWIHMGTAAGLLAGGHIGGNTRAWNTGIQLVHGMTVSTFFSQALKRATGRESPTELTEDRGAWRPFPSIKAYNEHTSRYDAFPSGHIMTATLTFTVLGENYPEYIDWIVPIEIGWLTLLGLQMINNGVHWASDYPLGIAMGYQIGKISARIGKENKSDTSSQHGDRSFWNDCFVYSGVFEGTPTINVLATF, from the coding sequence ATGGGGTCTTTTCTAAATTGGACATTGAACATATCGCTGATTTTCCTATTTTTCGCCGGTCAAGGTGTTTCGTTCGGTGACACTGCTCCTGTTTTTAAAGAGAAGCTGGACCTGTATTCGATAGTGACAGAAATCCCGAAGACAAGTGAAGTGACCCTTCAGGAGTCTTTTACTAAAGCGACCATTGGCCCCTGGGCGGGAATCCTATTGAGTACGGCCATTGCTTTCCATTACGATCAAGAAATACTGGACAATATTCAATATTTTGGTCGCAAATCAGGGGTTGGAAATCAGGACAATACGAAAACTATGTGGCGGGTAGGCCCTTATCCCATTCTTCGGCTGCCTACGGATACGGGCTCGCTCTTGTATTTTTTCGGAGATGGCTGGATTCACATGGGCACAGCCGCAGGGCTTCTTGCCGGGGGACATATTGGAGGTAACACGAGAGCTTGGAACACCGGGATTCAATTGGTCCATGGGATGACCGTGTCTACTTTTTTTAGTCAGGCATTGAAGCGAGCAACTGGACGAGAAAGTCCGACCGAGCTCACGGAGGACAGAGGAGCGTGGCGACCATTCCCTAGTATTAAGGCCTATAACGAGCACACCTCTCGCTATGACGCCTTTCCCAGTGGGCATATCATGACAGCAACCTTGACGTTTACTGTGTTGGGAGAGAATTATCCTGAATACATTGATTGGATTGTTCCCATTGAAATTGGTTGGCTCACTTTGTTGGGATTGCAAATGATTAACAACGGAGTTCATTGGGCCAGCGACTACCCGCTGGGTATTGCCATGGGATATCAGATTGGAAAAATCAGCGCAAGAATAGGTAAAGAGAACAAATCGGATACTTCAAGCCAACACGGAGATCGAAGCTTCTGGAATGACTGCTTTGTTTACTCGGGGGTTTTTGAAGGAACGCCCACGATCAATGTGTTGGCAACTTTTTAG
- a CDS encoding polyprenol monophosphomannose synthase translates to MLEKTLIIIPTYNEAENVVDLIKEIRQRSPHVHILVVDDNSPDGTADRVEALGGKSEYAEAVHVLRRPGKQGLGRAYIAGFRWGLERNYDILVEMDADFSHRPSDLANLLAALGGHDFAIGSRWVRQGRTLNWSIWRKLISIGGSIYSRFILGYPIRDWTGGFNAWRSRVLKEIGLDEIYSEGYSFQIELKYRASSCGFRGIEVPITFDERREGKSKMSGRIVLEALYRVWWIRFQVLSVKGKG, encoded by the coding sequence ATGTTGGAAAAAACTTTAATAATTATTCCCACCTATAACGAAGCAGAAAATGTTGTCGATTTGATAAAGGAGATTCGTCAAAGGAGTCCTCATGTCCATATCTTGGTGGTTGATGATAATTCCCCTGATGGGACTGCCGATCGAGTTGAAGCTCTTGGTGGCAAGAGTGAGTATGCGGAAGCGGTCCATGTCTTGCGCCGCCCAGGAAAACAGGGTTTAGGTCGAGCCTATATTGCGGGCTTTCGTTGGGGGCTTGAGCGCAACTATGATATTTTAGTTGAGATGGACGCAGACTTTTCCCACAGGCCATCTGACTTGGCAAATCTTCTTGCTGCTCTTGGGGGCCATGATTTTGCCATCGGATCCAGGTGGGTTCGCCAAGGAAGAACTCTGAATTGGAGTATTTGGAGAAAATTGATCAGTATCGGAGGGAGTATTTATTCTCGATTTATTTTGGGCTATCCCATTCGTGATTGGACAGGTGGGTTCAATGCCTGGCGTTCGAGAGTTTTAAAAGAAATAGGCCTCGATGAGATCTATTCAGAGGGATATAGTTTTCAGATAGAGTTAAAATATCGGGCGAGCTCCTGTGGATTTCGCGGAATTGAAGTGCCGATAACCTTTGATGAACGCAGAGAGGGGAAAAGCAAGATGTCAGGTCGCATAGTTTTGGAGGCCTTATACCGGGTCTGGTGGATACGCTTTCAAGTATTGTCCGTAAAAGGGAAGGGATGA
- a CDS encoding MFS transporter, whose translation MNQQLRQNVSSSYGDALFQNLMVGSGETYLAAFVLALGYSDLSAGWITSFPLLAGGLLQMVSPLMMRKMKSMKQWVVLTSFAQAVVLFMLSLQAYFELLSLNLIFLLASLYWATGMANGPAWNAWMGTIIPVKIRTPFFATRNVISQGAVLAGILLGGWWLGISKSQDVPVNSSFFFLFLVAGIFRIISAYHLSNQSAGGIPIEVSHSLQYRSIIQQIRGQVTGKLFLFMFILGIGVHVGAVFFNPLMLKGLGMSYGKYMSMLSTSIVARVLTLFFLRRYLRKWKSERVLLFAVLGVIPLPMLWNVSHNFGYLLCLQVLSGTAWGTYELVTFLLLFNGIRSQDKTPVLTLFNFMQTFSILIGSASGGWYLYQHGQSLSAYESLFNWSTSLRLCALFFFPGILLSQISVRQWLFTRPLAIRPSLGAMERPVVASIDSSDSDTDFNKIK comes from the coding sequence TTGAATCAACAGCTTCGGCAAAATGTCAGCTCAAGTTATGGCGATGCTCTTTTTCAGAATCTCATGGTTGGGTCAGGGGAAACCTATTTGGCGGCCTTCGTCTTGGCGTTGGGATACTCCGATCTCTCGGCTGGGTGGATCACTTCCTTCCCCTTGCTTGCGGGAGGCCTTTTGCAGATGGTTTCACCTTTGATGATGAGAAAAATGAAATCCATGAAACAGTGGGTTGTGTTGACGTCATTCGCGCAGGCCGTTGTTCTGTTCATGCTTTCCTTGCAAGCGTATTTTGAGCTTCTCTCTCTGAATCTCATTTTTCTCCTTGCCTCTCTCTACTGGGCAACGGGTATGGCCAACGGACCCGCGTGGAATGCCTGGATGGGAACAATCATTCCCGTCAAAATACGGACTCCATTTTTTGCAACCCGCAACGTGATCAGTCAGGGGGCTGTGTTGGCGGGAATTCTTCTCGGAGGATGGTGGCTTGGTATTTCAAAATCACAAGATGTCCCTGTGAATTCAAGCTTCTTTTTTCTCTTTCTTGTGGCTGGAATTTTTCGAATCATCTCGGCTTATCACCTCTCCAACCAGTCGGCAGGAGGAATTCCAATCGAAGTATCGCATTCACTTCAATACCGATCCATCATTCAGCAAATACGTGGACAGGTAACCGGAAAACTTTTTTTATTTATGTTCATTCTTGGAATAGGCGTTCATGTGGGCGCCGTTTTTTTTAATCCACTCATGTTGAAGGGGCTTGGAATGAGCTACGGAAAATACATGAGCATGCTCAGCACCTCCATCGTAGCCAGAGTGCTCACTCTCTTTTTCCTCAGGCGCTATCTAAGAAAATGGAAATCTGAGCGAGTCTTACTTTTTGCGGTCCTGGGCGTTATTCCGCTCCCGATGCTCTGGAATGTCTCCCACAATTTTGGATATTTGCTTTGTTTGCAGGTGCTCAGTGGCACCGCGTGGGGCACCTATGAGCTTGTTACATTCCTGCTGCTCTTTAATGGAATCCGGTCTCAAGACAAGACTCCTGTTCTCACTCTGTTCAATTTCATGCAAACTTTTTCCATTTTGATTGGATCCGCAAGTGGAGGCTGGTACCTTTACCAACACGGACAAAGCCTCTCCGCCTACGAAAGTCTTTTCAATTGGTCAACCTCCTTACGTCTGTGCGCTCTCTTCTTTTTTCCTGGAATTCTTCTCTCACAGATCTCTGTGCGCCAATGGCTATTCACTCGTCCTCTCGCGATCCGACCCAGCCTTGGAGCAATGGAACGCCCTGTGGTCGCATCCATCGATTCTTCTGACTCAGACACAGACTTCAACAAAATCAAATAG
- a CDS encoding alkaline phosphatase family protein, with amino-acid sequence MFATYVKFTARLFSFVVCLLFQFQQLCFANSKVEIFEPVTQFSFGSCNKETLPQPLWPALTAIKPQFYIWMGDAIYGDTRNPQLLKEKFQIQLQQPDYAQFVQKTPIIGTWDDHDYGKNNAGRKWKLKDIAQQYFLDFIGEPPVSSRRQQKGLYTSYLMGPPGQQIKIILLDTRYHKSDADDIPDDILGEQQWHWLESELKTSPAQANFLVSSFSVLSPSLAGGEQWIDFSNSWERFNAILKRTHPKGFAILTGDRHFGGMLTRKLEDGYIYYELMSSGLTHVAKSVVRSVLQQIYGKENALFERNFGRIKIDWGQSGRIKQMEFSLHSDSTMSQPAWNRIFAINNDKWVLQQ; translated from the coding sequence ATGTTCGCAACCTACGTGAAATTCACCGCACGATTGTTTTCGTTTGTTGTTTGTCTTTTGTTTCAGTTTCAGCAGCTCTGCTTTGCCAATTCAAAAGTTGAAATTTTCGAGCCTGTCACTCAATTTTCCTTCGGATCCTGCAACAAGGAGACTCTCCCTCAGCCGCTTTGGCCCGCTCTCACTGCCATCAAACCGCAGTTTTATATTTGGATGGGAGACGCCATTTACGGAGACACTCGAAATCCCCAGTTGCTCAAAGAAAAATTTCAAATTCAACTTCAACAGCCAGACTACGCGCAATTTGTACAGAAAACGCCGATTATCGGAACCTGGGACGATCACGATTATGGAAAGAATAATGCCGGTCGCAAGTGGAAGCTCAAGGATATTGCTCAGCAATATTTTTTAGATTTCATTGGTGAGCCGCCAGTCAGTTCCCGTCGGCAACAGAAGGGCTTATACACGTCTTACCTCATGGGCCCTCCAGGACAACAGATTAAAATTATTTTGCTCGATACTCGGTATCACAAGTCCGACGCGGACGACATTCCTGATGATATTTTGGGAGAACAGCAATGGCACTGGCTCGAAAGCGAGCTAAAGACAAGTCCGGCACAAGCCAATTTTCTCGTCAGCAGTTTTTCGGTGCTCTCTCCTAGCTTGGCCGGAGGCGAGCAGTGGATTGATTTTTCCAATTCCTGGGAACGCTTCAATGCAATTCTCAAACGCACTCATCCCAAGGGTTTTGCCATTCTAACGGGAGATCGACATTTTGGTGGAATGCTCACTCGAAAGCTTGAGGATGGCTATATTTATTACGAACTGATGTCGAGCGGACTGACTCATGTCGCAAAGTCCGTCGTCAGATCTGTTTTGCAGCAAATCTACGGAAAAGAGAACGCTTTGTTCGAACGAAATTTTGGAAGAATCAAAATTGACTGGGGACAATCGGGACGAATCAAGCAAATGGAATTTTCTCTTCATTCAGACAGCACAATGTCTCAGCCCGCTTGGAATCGAATCTTCGCAATAAACAATGACAAATGGGTTCTTCAACAATAA
- a CDS encoding endonuclease, with the protein MLRSEIRKVLGFSLLIALQAQSAPVFDNPRSYYGEDFYNELAQGKLNNQDLKDKLNAILKKVHIGHPDDYDEISESCPSKSKCTQFRKFTYNEARQFLFGQLHLEVSPKGGYQLRTIYCEETIDSSSYGRKGGPGPGRIPDSSLVNTEHAWPQSKFNRGETINTQKTDLHILYPVLTHVNAIRGNHPYGEVQNPLPSPCLEVKVGRISEDPSNIYFEPAAKERGNLARALFYFSVRYNNSIDKIQEAFLRKWNREDPVSEEEKDRNDKVFDFQGTRNPFVDHPYLSDLISDF; encoded by the coding sequence ATGTTGCGATCAGAAATTCGAAAGGTACTGGGTTTTAGTTTACTCATAGCTCTGCAAGCTCAAAGTGCCCCTGTTTTCGATAATCCCCGCTCCTATTACGGTGAAGATTTCTACAACGAACTCGCCCAAGGAAAGCTCAACAACCAAGATCTAAAAGATAAGCTCAATGCCATCCTAAAAAAGGTTCATATTGGACATCCAGATGACTACGATGAAATTTCTGAAAGCTGTCCCAGCAAATCAAAGTGCACTCAATTTCGAAAATTCACGTATAACGAAGCCAGGCAATTTTTGTTTGGGCAGCTCCATCTTGAAGTCAGCCCCAAAGGGGGCTATCAACTGCGCACGATCTATTGCGAAGAAACTATTGATTCTTCTAGCTATGGTAGAAAAGGTGGCCCGGGCCCTGGTCGTATTCCTGATTCCTCTTTGGTAAATACTGAACACGCCTGGCCTCAAAGCAAATTCAATCGAGGCGAAACCATTAATACCCAGAAGACAGATCTCCATATTCTTTATCCAGTCCTCACTCATGTGAACGCGATTCGCGGCAACCACCCCTACGGCGAAGTTCAGAATCCCCTTCCTTCTCCATGCCTAGAAGTTAAGGTGGGTCGAATATCTGAAGATCCTTCAAATATTTACTTTGAGCCGGCGGCAAAAGAGCGAGGTAATTTGGCCAGAGCATTATTCTATTTCTCTGTTCGCTATAATAACTCCATCGACAAAATCCAAGAAGCCTTTCTGAGAAAGTGGAATCGCGAAGATCCTGTTTCGGAAGAGGAAAAGGATAGAAATGACAAGGTTTTTGACTTTCAAGGAACTCGAAATCCCTTTGTCGACCACCCTTACCTCTCAGATCTCATTTCCGATTTCTAG
- a CDS encoding CBS domain-containing protein yields MKTKIEDIMATEVITVRPESNIRETSILMASHKIGAVLVMKDKSLVGMFSERDLLNRVVSKNLDPDLTLIKEIMSSPVTTITVGASINDALYVMTVKHIRHLPVVDAQGELKGMLGIRDLLESVLNETIDEFVTKKTNN; encoded by the coding sequence TTGAAAACTAAGATCGAAGACATCATGGCCACCGAGGTTATTACAGTGAGGCCCGAAAGCAATATTCGAGAGACTTCTATTTTAATGGCTTCCCACAAGATCGGGGCAGTTCTCGTCATGAAGGATAAATCTTTAGTTGGAATGTTTTCAGAGAGAGACCTTCTCAACAGAGTTGTATCTAAAAACCTCGACCCTGATTTGACTCTCATAAAGGAAATCATGTCCTCTCCCGTCACGACCATCACAGTCGGGGCTAGCATCAACGATGCCCTTTATGTCATGACGGTCAAACACATAAGGCACCTTCCCGTGGTAGATGCTCAAGGCGAACTAAAAGGAATGCTGGGGATTCGCGATCTTCTTGAATCTGTTTTAAATGAGACCATTGACGAATTCGTCACAAAAAAGACGAACAACTGA
- a CDS encoding fibronectin type III domain-containing protein, producing the protein MRHLHGLVGLFCLASIVLFSTGCPLNEMEQGALDASVNTPPEHNPPDLVRKFPPDSCFSFTQYQPKAEITKNIDVLFMVDTSGSLSVERTAIGDGVDAFVGALPSDANVRIGIMLAHAGAWSGKLYRYNEVGPFVLDTETMALSDIRAILRQRMANVATENETDGGEVGLYSLSRALDSDKLVESKGLGFFREDAALSLVFVADENDICARYPEGVTPVYDPDRKEIPAFNKYCQQLTPESTYLKIRDHQGQRPLLVSGIIYFEESKFPADGENEIAYGYTDIIRANNGLMVDLAGGRVYEGLAQIGSLVTKKLNLITEYPLDNRGREIDENTIQAEVDGIGVPFKFEPLVSELHLTGYAGLENSEVYISYCLKPSQNPETIPVVITKVKVENITSVSAQVTWTTDLFSSSQVEVTESLTGQKWKTPVIVTGVLNHTVALSGLAANTLYSIRVFSAIEGDPSFSGPIAFRTLR; encoded by the coding sequence ATGAGACATTTACATGGATTGGTTGGCTTATTTTGTCTTGCGTCTATTGTCCTTTTTTCTACCGGGTGCCCCCTAAATGAAATGGAACAGGGGGCTCTCGATGCGTCGGTCAATACGCCTCCGGAGCATAACCCTCCAGATCTTGTTCGGAAATTTCCTCCGGACAGTTGTTTTTCCTTTACTCAGTATCAGCCAAAGGCTGAGATCACTAAAAATATTGATGTGTTGTTTATGGTTGATACATCGGGCTCATTGAGTGTAGAGCGGACAGCTATCGGAGATGGAGTAGATGCCTTTGTGGGGGCCTTGCCTTCGGATGCGAATGTGAGAATCGGAATCATGTTGGCGCACGCTGGTGCTTGGTCGGGAAAGCTTTATCGTTACAATGAGGTGGGACCTTTTGTCCTTGATACCGAGACGATGGCTTTGTCTGATATCCGCGCAATTCTTCGTCAGCGAATGGCAAATGTCGCCACAGAGAACGAAACGGATGGTGGAGAAGTTGGTCTTTATTCTTTGTCGCGAGCTTTGGATTCCGATAAGTTAGTTGAGTCTAAGGGGCTTGGTTTCTTTAGAGAAGATGCTGCTTTGTCCCTCGTCTTTGTTGCTGATGAGAACGATATTTGTGCTCGCTATCCGGAGGGCGTAACTCCCGTCTATGATCCAGACCGCAAAGAAATACCTGCTTTTAACAAATATTGCCAACAACTCACTCCAGAGAGTACCTATTTGAAAATTCGAGATCACCAGGGGCAGCGTCCTTTGCTTGTGTCTGGCATTATCTACTTCGAGGAATCAAAATTTCCTGCCGACGGCGAAAATGAAATTGCATATGGTTACACTGACATTATCAGGGCCAACAATGGTTTGATGGTGGATCTTGCTGGAGGCCGTGTGTATGAGGGATTGGCCCAGATCGGAAGTTTAGTGACCAAAAAATTGAACTTAATCACGGAATATCCGTTGGATAATCGAGGTCGCGAAATTGATGAAAACACAATTCAGGCTGAGGTTGATGGGATTGGGGTTCCCTTTAAATTTGAGCCTCTGGTTTCAGAGCTGCATTTGACTGGGTATGCAGGGCTTGAGAACTCAGAAGTGTATATCAGTTACTGTTTGAAGCCGAGCCAAAACCCAGAAACCATTCCAGTCGTCATCACCAAAGTGAAGGTTGAGAACATCACCTCAGTTTCTGCCCAAGTGACATGGACAACAGATTTGTTCTCGTCCTCGCAGGTTGAAGTGACAGAAAGTCTCACTGGTCAAAAATGGAAGACGCCAGTGATCGTAACAGGCGTTCTTAATCATACAGTTGCGCTCAGTGGGTTGGCGGCCAACACCCTTTATTCAATCAGAGTATTTTCTGCCATAGAAGGAGATCCTTCTTTTAGCGGTCCCATCGCATTTCGTACTTTGCGATAA
- a CDS encoding peptidylprolyl isomerase, whose amino-acid sequence MLKQNIAVLAAAAVFFTVSLAGKALAEGENKGKTQKKSTSDGETAKPAGGGSKVDKTVIGKEKKVSQAPEKFKIVLDTTKGKIAIEATRSWSPKGVDRLYELVQSGFFKDIAFFRVVDGFVVQFGIHGDPKLSSQWKSKNIEDDPVKESNKVGTISFATAGPGTRTTQLFINLGDNTRLDGMGFSPVAKVVEGMDVVKKLYSAYGERPDQGAIQSRGNSYLKDSFPEMDYIKTAEIAK is encoded by the coding sequence ATGTTAAAACAAAATATTGCGGTGCTTGCTGCCGCAGCGGTGTTCTTTACTGTGTCTTTGGCTGGAAAGGCTTTGGCTGAAGGAGAAAACAAGGGTAAAACGCAGAAAAAATCCACTTCAGATGGAGAAACTGCAAAGCCTGCTGGAGGGGGATCGAAAGTGGATAAAACGGTCATTGGAAAGGAAAAAAAAGTGAGTCAAGCACCTGAAAAATTCAAGATTGTATTGGATACAACCAAAGGGAAAATCGCTATTGAGGCCACCCGCTCTTGGTCTCCGAAAGGAGTTGATCGTCTTTATGAATTGGTTCAAAGTGGTTTTTTCAAAGACATCGCGTTCTTCCGAGTGGTTGATGGCTTTGTTGTTCAGTTTGGAATTCATGGAGATCCAAAACTGTCTTCGCAATGGAAGAGCAAGAATATCGAAGACGATCCCGTCAAGGAGTCCAATAAAGTTGGAACCATTTCTTTTGCAACAGCGGGCCCTGGAACTCGAACGACCCAATTGTTCATTAATTTGGGCGATAACACTCGACTTGATGGCATGGGCTTTTCTCCCGTGGCAAAAGTCGTTGAAGGCATGGACGTTGTTAAAAAGCTTTACAGTGCATATGGCGAAAGACCTGACCAGGGGGCTATTCAGAGCAGAGGTAACAGCTACCTGAAGGATTCGTTCCCAGAAATGGACTACATCAAGACCGCCGAAATTGCCAAATAG